Sequence from the Kribbella aluminosa genome:
ATGTACTGCCGGTTCACCCAGTCCTGCCGGCTCAGGAACGTCGTGGCATTCAGGGTCTCCGGTACGTCGGGCTCCCGCACCTGCCCCTTCCACCGGTCACCCTCCTGCCCGCGGAAGAACTCGTACGTCGAGTACCGGTTGTGGTAGGTCGCCCCGCCGTCCTCCCAGTAGTGCTGGTGGTCGGTGGCGAGATGCGTGTGTACGCCGTTCTGCCGCAGCAGCTCGGGCATGGAGTCGTCGTACGGCTCCAGCGGGCCCCAGGAGCGGTGCAGGAAGTTGTACCGGCCCGTGTGCAGCTCACGGCGTGCCGGCATGCACGGCATGCTCCCGGCGTAGCAGTTCTCGAACAGCGCCGTACGGCCGGCCAGGCGGGTGAAGTTCGGTGCGTGCACGTTCTCGGCGCCGTACGGCGGCAGCATCCGCCGGTTGAGCGAGTCGTACATCACCATCACCGCGCGGCTCATACGATCGCCTCGAGCAGCTCGCGGCGTTCCTGACGGCGGATCGCCTGCCGGTCCGGATCCGGTATCGGCGCAGCCATCAGCAGGCGCTTCGTGTACGGGTGCTCGGGCCGCTCCGTGACGTCGGCGGCGTCGCCGTACTCGACGATGGCGCCGCGGTAGAGGACCGCGACCCGGTGACTGATGTGCCGGACCACGGCGAGGTCGTGCGAGATGAAGAGGTAGGCCACTCCGGTCTCCTCCTGGATCGAGATGAACAGGTCGAGGACGCGTGCCTGCGTGGACAGGTCCAGCGCGGACACCGGCTCGTCGCAGACGATCAGCTTCGGCCGCAGCGCCAGCGCCCGGGCGATCGCGATCCGTTGCCGCTGCCCGCCGGAGAACTCCCGCGGCAGCCGGTGTACGGCGTCCTGCGGCAGCCCCACCTGGTCGAGCAGCGCCCGGACCCGGTCGGTCGCCGTACGACGATCCACCGATCCGCGCGCGACCAGCGGCTCGACGAGGATGTCCTGGACGGTCATCGACGGGTTGAGCGAGCTGTACGGGTCCTGGAACACGACCTGGATGTCGTCGCTCAGCCGCCGTCGTTCGCGGCGCGGCATGCCGACCAGCTCCTGCCCGCCGAACCGGATCGACCCGGAGCCGACCGGGACGAGGCCGAGGACTGCGCGCCCGATCGTGGTCTTCCCGGAGCCGGACTCGCCGACCAGGCCGAGGGTCTCGTGCGGCTTGATGTCGAACGACACGTCGTGCAGGGCCCTGAAGCCCTTCGAGCGCCAGCCGCGACCGGCGTACTCGACCACGACATTGGTTGCCTCAAGCATGGTTCACCTCCAGGCGGGCCCGTGGCGCGCTGTCCTCGAGCGTCGATCCGAGCAACGTCTGCGTGTACGGATGCTGCGGGCTCGCGAACAACGGCCGGACGTCGTTGACCTCGACGATCCGCCCGTCCTGCATCACGGCCACCCGGTCGCAGACGTCCGCGACCACCCCGAAGTTGTGCGTGACCAGCAGCATCGCCATCCCGAACTCGGTCCGCAGCCCGCGCAGCAGGTCGAGTACGTCGGCCTGCACGGTCACGTCCAGCGCGGTCGTCGGCTCGTCCGCGATCAGCAGGTCCGGCTTGCCCGACACCGCGCCCGCGATCAGCACCCGCTGCGCCATCCCGCCGGAGATCTCGTGCGGATAGGCAGCGAACGTCCGCCGCGGCTCCGGAATCCCGACCCGCTCCAGCAGCTGCAGCGCCTCCGCCACCGCCGCCCGCTTCGACAGACCGCTGACCACCCGCAACGGCTCCACCAGCTGGTCCCCGACCCGAAAACACGGATCGAGATTCGACATCGGTTCCTGGGGGATGTACCCGATCCGCCGGCCACGCAGGGTCCGCCGCTCGGCCTCGGGCAGCCGCGCGAGCTCACGACCGTCGAACACGATGCTGCTCCGCCCCAGCAAGGTCCCACCCGGCGACAGCAACCCGAGCACCGAGAACGCGGTCTGCGTCTTCCCGGATCCAGACTCACCGACCAGTCCCATCACCTCACCCTGCCGTACGTCGAGATCCACGCCGTGCACCACTTCGCGATACCCGTCTGGGCTCGGGTACCCGACCGAGAGGTCGGTGATCCGAAGCAACGGTAGATCGGCGGTGTCGGGTGCCGTCGGCGCGACCTTCGGCGGTGAAGGTGGTTTGCGCGGCCGCTCGGTGCGCTGGATGACGTCCCGGATCGCGTTGCCCAGCAGCACCAGCGAGGCGACCGTCAGCGCGATCGTCGTACCCGGCCACCAGATCGCGACCGGTGACGTGTAGATGTTCGTGAACGCGTCCTGCAGCATCCCGCCCCACGTCGGCGTCCCCGGATCGCCGAGCCCGAGGAACTCCAGCCCGGACTGCACGACGATCGCGATCCCGGCCACCACGGCCGCCTGGATCACGATCGGTGCCCGGACGACCAGCAGCACGTGCCGGCCGATGATCCGCGGGTCGCTCAACCCCGACACGCGCGCGGCGTCGACGTACAACTCGTGCTTGACCGCCATCACCTGACCGCGGACCAGCCGATGGAAGCCGGGCGCCAGCATCACCCCGAACGCGACCATCGCCAGGTAGATCGACGAGCCGAGCGCCTGGAACAGGGCCAGCAGCACGATCATCGTCGGCAAGGCCATCAACAGGTTGGCACCCCAGCCCAGTACGCCGTCCAGCAGACCACCGTAGTACCCACCGAGCAGCCCTGACACGACACCGAGCACGAGAGCGACCGAGAGCGCAATGACCGCACCGGTCAACGTATTGCGGCCCGCGTGCAGCAGCCGGCTGAAGATGTCGCGCCCTGCCCCGTCGCCGCCGAGCAGGTACCCGCCACCAGGCCCTGCGTTGATCTTGTCGAGCCGCAGCGCAGTAGGACTGTGCGGAGCGATCAACGGCGCGAAGATGCTCCCGAGCACGATCACCAGCAGGATCGCCAGCGCCGCGACCGCCAACGGGTTGCGGAAGACCTTCCGGATCGTCATTGCACACGCACCTTCGGGTTGACCCAGCCGCTGACGATGTCGATGACCAGGTTGACGACGACGACCAGGACGACCAGCGTGACCACGACCCCCATCAGCACCGGTACGTCGCCCTGGAGCGCCGCGTTGATCGTGAGGGTGCCGAGGCCGGGGATCGCGAACACCTTCTCGACCACGACGGCCCCGCCGAGCAGCGCGATGAACTGCAGCGACAGGACGGTCAGTGCGGGTGTCGCCGCGTTCCGCAGTGCGTGCCGGAACAGTACGGACCGCGGGCTGATGCCACGGGCCCCGGAGCGTGCGGACGAAGTCCTGACGCAGTACGTCGATGACTGCGCCACGGACCTGCTGCGCGGCCGACGCGGTGCTCCCGATCACCAGAGACGCCACCGGCAGTACGAGGGCCGCAGCCCAACCGCCTGGTGACTCCGAGAGCCGTACGTAGCCTGTCGCGGGCAGGGCCCCGAGCGTGACCGAGAAGAACACCACCAGCACCAGAGCGACCCAGAAGTTCGGCAGGGCGAACCCGGCGACGCTCAGCACCTGAATGACCCGGTCCAGCCAGCCGCCACGCACAGCCGCGGCCACACCGAGTCCGACACTGATCAGTGCGGTCAGGGCCACCGCAAGAACCACCATGGACAACGTGACAGGGAGCCGGTTGGCAATTGCCTGTGCCACAGGCTCATTGGTGAACCAGGAGATGCCCAGGTCTCCGCGGAGTGCGTGCTGAGCCCATGTGCCGAGTTGTGCGAGCAGGGGTTTGTTCAGACCGAGCTCCGCGTTCTTCGCGGCCAACTGGTCCGGAGTCGCGTTCTCACCGAGCAGGTTGCGTGCGACGTTGCCGGTGCCGGAGAAGGCGAGCATGAACGTGATGCCCGCGATCACGACCACCAGGACGACACAGGCGACCAGCCGGCGTCCGATGAAGCCGAACATGCCGTCACTCCTTCGGGGCGAACGAGCCGATGCTCGGCGCCACGTTGTAGGCCTGCATGGTCACCGCGGTCTTCGCGTCGCTCAGGTAGACACTGTTCTCGCGGTACCAGGGATCGAACCATGCGTTGTCGACAATCCACTTGCTGACCGCCTTCATCGCCGCCGGCAGTGTGGCCGCCGGAGCGTTCTGCGCCGCGGCGAGCAGCTTGTCGAGCTCCGGGTCGCCGGCCTTCAGCGGGTTCCACGGCGACGTCCGGGTGACCGCCTTCTGGATGTCCTGCCACGCGGACTGGCTGCCGAGTGTCATGAACACGACCGGGTACTTGCCGGAGAGGACCTCCGGGATGACCGCGTTCGCCGGCACCTTCACCCACTTCACCGTGATGCCGATCGCGCCCAGCTGCTGCTCGATGATCGGGTTGTACTGCGCGAACCCGGGCGACTCGGGCATCGTGATCGAGAAGCCTCCGCCGTACCCCGCCTCCGCGAGCAGCTGCTTGGCCTTCGCGGGGTCGTAGTCGTAGATGCCGTCCAGAGACTTGTCGTACCCGTCACCGGCCGCGTTGAAGATCTGCGTCGTCAGCGCACCTGCGCCGTGCGACACGTTCTTGAGGATCGCCTCCCGGTCGAACGCGTAGTTGATCGCCTTCCGCACCCGCAGGTCCTTCAGTGCCGGGACCAGCTTGCCGTCCCGGTCCATCAGCAGCAGACCGTTCCAGTTCACCGGGGTGGTGCTGACCGTCAGCCCGCTGCGCTCGGCGTCGGCGAGCGAGTTCGTGTCGGTGAGGGTCGCGTTCAGCTGACCGGCCTTGAGCGCGTTCAGCCGCGCAGTCAGGTCGGTCATCGGCTTGATGACGACCTTGTCGTACGGGAACGCCGCGGCGTTCCAGTAGTCCGGGTTCCGCTTGTAGGTATAGGTGCTACCGGCAACGGTCCCGGCACGGTCCAGCACGTACGGCCCGCAGCCGACCGGCGTGGTCGCGACGTCCTTCGCGTGCAGCGACCTCGGGCTGGCCATCGCCCCGCCGACACTGGCCAGGTAGTCGATCAGCCCCGGGTCCGGTGCCTTCAGCTTCAGGTTGATCGCGGCCGGGCCGACGATCTGGTACGTCGCGATCGACCGGCTCATGTACGAGTTCTGCCCGGTACCGGCCGCCAGGTTCGTCAGGTTGTCCTTGACCGCGGTCGCGTCGAACGGCGTACCGTCGGTGAACTTCACGCCGCTCTTCAGTGTCAGGCTCAGCGTGGTGCGCTTCGCGTCGTACTTCCAGGAGGTCGCGAGCCACGGCTGGAGCCTGTTGTCCTTGTCGCGGGTCAGCAGCGTGTCGAAGACCGGCGACCAGTACTGCATCTGGTTCCCGATGTTGAGCTGAGTGGGGTCGAACGAGTTGTTGTCGAGGACGTTGCCGATGGTCAGCGTCTTGGCGGCGGCGGAACTGGCGCCGGCGCCGGAACAGGCACCGGCGCCGACGGCAAGTGCGGCAGCGGCCAGTACGGCGCTGCAGCGGCGGATGAGCATGGGGGCTCCTTAGCGTGGTGCTGTGACCGGGACGTCCGGGCTGGGCTCGTAACCGAGCCGCCAGGCCTTGACCCAGATCGGTGCGGATGGGACGAACGGAGCGGTGTACAGCTGCCAGCTACGGCTGTCTGCCGTGCTGTCGGCTGTGCTGTCTGCCGTGGTGTCTGCTGGGGGAGGGTCGTTGGTCCAGCCGATGACTGCGCCGGCCGTCGCGCACGTGAGCGCCACCAGGCCGTCACGGTGTTCGACTGCGGGCTCGGCTGTCTCTGGGCGACGGCCGTTCGGGCGCCATTCGGCGAGCAGCTCACGTTCCGGTCTGCTGCCGAGATCGCCGGTCTCGGCCAGCCAGTTGTCGAGTGCATCGGACAGCCGCTGTTGCACCTCGGCGTACTCGGGCAGCCCCGCGAGGTTGTGTTCCTCGTGCGGGTCGGCCTCGACGTCGTACAGCTCCTCGGGCGCACGCTTGCTGGCGGCAACGATCGAGCGCTGCAGATCGGTGAGGATCGACGGCGGCTCGCCGAACGCCAACTGCTGCTGGGCTTCCTGCGCGAACAGCCGCCGCAGCTCCTTCCACGTCCACAGGTTGTCCGGGTACTCCGTGTGGCCCATCGGCGACCGGTCCGGATGCAGGTGCCGCGTGTACCGGAACCGGCGGTCGCGGATCGAGCGTGACGTGTCCTCCGCCTCGCCCATCCGGTCCCGCGCGCTCACCACGTACCCGGACCGTTCCCGCGGTACGCCGTCCGCGTCGATCAGGACCGAGCCGTGCATGTACCCGGGGACCTCGAGCCCGCACATTGCCAGCATCGTCGGCGCCAGATCCATCAGCCCGACCGGCTCTGCGTACGTCGTACCGCCGGTGATCCGCGCCGGCCAGCGGACGATCAGCGGCTCGCGGAACCCGAGCTCGGTCGCCCAGCGCTTGCCGCGCGGCATGCCCAGCCCGTGGTCGCTCCAGAAGACGACAATCGTATTGTCGGCAATCCGATCGTCTTCGAGCTGATCGAGGATCCCGCCGGCCCAGTGGTCCATCTGGCTGATCAGTTCGAGGTAGCGCCGCCACGAGGTCCGGTACACCTCGGTGTCCGGGTGGTACGGCGGGACGTCCGCCTTCTCCACCCGCTGCGCGTCCGGGGTCTTCCGGGCGAACTCCTCGTCGCTCAGGTACAGCTGCGACTCGTGCGTGATCAGGCTGTGGAACGCCATGAAGAACGGCTGCTCCGGATCGTCGCGCAGCCGCCAGTGGGCGTGGTCGCCGAGCGCGTCGTACGTCGGTTCCGGCACGTCGAGCTGGAAGTCGGTGAACGCGGTGTTGCCGGTCCAGTAGCCCGCGGCCCGGAAGTACTCGGGCAGCAGCCGCACGTACGGCGGGGGAGTGGCGCGGGTCCGCATGTGCATCGTGCCGATCGCCGGCGGGAAACACCCGGTGACGATCGCGCTCCGGGAGGGGCCGCAGACCGGTGCCGCGGAGAACGCGCGGTCGAACCGCAGCCCGTCCGCGGCGAGCGCGTCGAGACGTGGAGTGGAGGCTTGTTCGGCACCCGGCCAGATCCCTGTGTAGCAACCGAGATGCGGATTGATGTCGTGCGTGCTGATCCACAGCACGTTAGGCCTGGATTCGGGCATGGCTGTGCTCCTGAAGGGGCGACCGCGCCTGCCGGTGCGGTCAGTCGATGGCGCGGATGCGCCGTTGGGAGCCGCGGCGCTGCAGCTCTTCGCGGAGCTCGATGCACCAGGCGACGTGCTGGTCCATGAAGTGCGAACCGAGCTCGTGCGTTCGTTCCTCGACGAGGGCCTGGAGCTCGGTGTCGAACGGGATCTCCGGCTCCTGCGGGATCGTCCGGTCCCGGTCCCGGAAGCGCTTGATCTGCAGCTGCCGGGCGAGGATCTCCCGATCGAGCAGCTCGATCACCTGGTCAATCCGGAGGAACCCGCAGAACGCCATCCGCCCGTAGAACCCGGGGTCCCGGGTGTAGATGGTGGTCGGGGAGTACGGCGCCGTGAGCCAATCCATGAACACCGTGATCCCTTCGTCGGTGACGCGGTACGTCTTGGCGTCCTGGGCGCCCGGGCGGGGCTGGACGGTGTGCCAGACCCAGCCGCGGCTCTCCATCGCGGCGAGCACGCGGTAGACCTGGCTCATCTGGGTGTTGGGCCGCAGGAAGAGTCCCTGGGCGTCCATGTAGCGCTTCAGGTCGTACCCGGTGCTGGGGCGGGTCAGCAGCACGCCGAGAAGGATGTGCTCGAGCTTCACGATCGCCCTCCGAGGTATGACACAAGTGGAATACCCGAGAGGACACCACAAGTGGAATACCCCGTCAAGAGTTCGGATCTGGACACCGCTTTCCTGCGGCGGCCGGCGGGCGTAGGTTTACCGGTCATGGCCATGTTCGACCTTTCCCTCGACAAGCTCCGCGAGTACCGGCCCGAGGTGGCCGCGCCCGCCGACCTGGTCGACTTCTGGCGCCGCTCGATCGAGAAGGCGCGCACCGACGACCTGTCCGCCACGTTCACCGCGATCGACAACAAGCTCGCGGTGGTCGACACCTACGACGTCACCTACGCCGGCTTCGGCGGCGCCCCGGTGAAGGGCTGGCTGCATGTGCCGGCCGGCGCCGAAGGCCCGCTGCCGACCGTGGTGCAATACCACGGCTACAGCGGCGGCCGGGGGCTGCCGCACTCGACCACCCTGTGGGCGCAGGCCGGGTACGCGCACTTCGTGATGGACACCCGCGGCCAGGGCTACAGCCAGGGCGGCTTCGACAGCACCCCGGACGACACGCCGTACGCCGGTCTCAACCACACGCCTGGCTTCATGACCGCGGGCATCACCGACCCGGAGACGTACTACTACCGTCGCGTGTACATCGACGCGGTCCGGGCGCTGGAGGCCGCTCGGACGTCGCCGTTCGTCGACCCGGACCAGCTGATCGTCAGCGGCGGCAGCCAGGGCGGCGGCATCTCGATCGCCGCGGCCGGCCTGGCCCCGCTGGCCGGGATCGACCTGGTCGGCTGCGCTCCCGACGTACCGTTCCTGTGCCACTTCCAGCGCGCGCTGCAGATCACCGACAAGGACCCGTACGGCGAGATCACGCGGTACCTGAAGGGTTTCCGGCAGAACGTCGACACCGTCCTCAACACGCTCAGCTACTTCGACGGCGTGAACCTCGGCGCCCTGGCCACGGCCCCCGCGCTGTTCTCGGTGGCCCTGATGGACGCCACCTGCCCACCGTCGACGGTGTTCGCCGCCTTCAACCACTACGGCAGCTCCGACAAGAGCATCGAGGTGTACCACTACAACGAGCACGAGGGCGGACAGACGTACCAGCAGCTCGCCCAGCTCGACTGGTTCGCGGGGATCTTCGGAGTTGCTGGAAAATAGTCCGGAGAAGTCATCGATGCACCGATGAGTTTCCGGCCGCACGTCGTTACACGGTTATTGACGCCGGTCGCACCCGACCGGCCTGAACTGGTCACGACGTGGAGGACGCAGATGGACTGGAAGCTCGAGCTCGTGATCGTGCCGGTGTCGGACGTGGACCGGGCGAAGAAGTTCTACACCGAGCAGCTGGGGTTCGCCGAGGACGTCGATCACCGGGTGGGCGACTCGTTCCGGGTCGTGCAACTGACGCCACCCGGGTCGGCGTGCTCGATCTCGATCGGGATCGGGCTGACCGCGGCCGCCCCAGGCAGCTACCAGGGGACGCACCTCGTGGTGAACGACATCGAGGCGGCCCATGCCGAGCTGGTCGGGCGGGGCGTCGAGGTGAGTGAGCCGTTCCACTTCGGGCCCCAGGGCAAACAGCCGGGGGTCTCACCGGGCCGCGGCGACTTCGAGACGTTTCTGTCCTTCGAGGACCCGGACGGCAACGGCTGGACGGTCCAGGAGGTCGGACGGACCAGCTCGTGACAACAGTCGAGGAGGCGGCGTTCGCGGGCGACGAGGCCGCGTTCGCCGACCTGTCCGGCCTGTACCGGCGGGAGCTGCACGTGCACTGCTACCGGATGCTCGCCTCGTTCGACGATGCCGAGGACGCGGTGCAGGAGACGTTCCTGCGGGCATGGCGCAGCCGGGACCAGTACGACGGGCGCACCTACTTCCGCGCCTGGCTCTACCGGATCGCCACGAATGTCTGCCTGGACGCCACCCGGCGGCGTTCCCGGCGGACGGCGGCGGGGGTAGTGGACTCGCCGGGCGACCTGGTGTGGCTCCAGCCGTATCCGGACGACCTTCTCGACGAGATCGCGCCGCCGAAGGATCAGCCGGACGCGGTCGTGGTGGCCCGGGAGACGATCGAGCTCACGTTCCTGATCGCGCTGCAGGCGTTGCCGGCCAGGCAACGGGCGGCCTTGATCGCGCGTGACGTGCTGGGCTGGTCGGCCGCGGAGACCGCCGGGCTGCTCGACACCAGCGTCGCGGCGGCGAACAGTGCCTTGCAGCGGGCCCGGACGACGATGCAGCAGCGGCTGCCGGTGCGTCGAGCCGAGTGGAGCGTGCGGCCGACCGCCGAGGAGCGGGAGGTGCTGGCCCGGTTCATCGACGCACACGAGCGGTGCGACGCGGAGGCGGCGATCGCGATCGCAGGCGAGGAGCTTCGCGTGTCGATGCCGCCGGACCAGTTGTCGTTCAACGGGCTGCGCGCGTGCCTGCCGTTGTTCGAGCGGGCCTTCGGTCCGGAGCGGGACGGCGAGTGGCGGCTGGTGCCGACCTCGGCGAACCGGTTGCCCGCGGCAGCGTCGTACCTCAAGCGTCCGGGGGACACGTGCTGGCGGGCGTTCAAGCTCGACGTGCTGTGGGTCGACCACGGCGTGATCCAGGAGATCACGACATTCGGAGCCTCGCGTTTCCCGGGCTTTGGCCTCCCCGACCGGTTGACACGCTAGCGTGGTCGGCATGCTCGGACTACCTACGGGGATCCAGGCCTGTTTGTTCGACCTGGATGGCGTGCTCACTGATACGGCTGCTGTCCACGCTGCGGCGTGGAAAGAGATGTTCGACGAGTTCCTCCGCGAGTACTCGGCGCGGCACGGCATCGCGTTCGTGCCGTTCGACGCCCGCGCGGAGTACGACGCGTACGTGGACGGTAAGCCGCGGGCCGATGGCGTGCGGGACTTCCTGGCCGCGCGGAACATCACGCTGCCGGACGGCAGTGCCGGCGATCCGCCGTCGGCGATGACCGTGAACGGCCTCGGGAATCGGAAGAACGAGGCCGTCCAGCGGCGGATCCGGACCGAGGGCGTGCACGTCTTCGAAGGCTCGCGGCGGTACCTCCAGGCCGCCGTCGAGGCGGGCCTGCGGAGGGCGGTGGTGTCGTCCAGCGCGAACACCCGCGAGGTCCTGGACGTCACCGGTCTCGCGCAGTACGTCGAGGAGGTCGTCGACGGCGTGACGATCCGCACCGAGGGGCTGAAGGGCAAGCCGGCGCCGGACACGTTCCTCGCCGCGGCCGAGCGGTTCGGTATCGAGCCGTCCGCGGCGGCCGTCTTCGAGGACGCGCTGGCCGGCGTGTCCGCGGGCCGCTCCGGACACTTCGGGCAGGTGGTCGGCGTCGACCGCGTCGGCCAGGCCGCCGACCTGAAGTCGCACGGCGCCGACATCGTGGTCAAGGACCTCGCAGAGCTGCTGGAGGACAAGTGATCGATCGAGGACATCACCCGGTCGAGCCCTGGCGGCTCCGCGAGACCCGGCTCGCGATGGACAAGCTGGCCCAGTCCGAGTCGCTGTTCGCACTGTCGAACGGGCACATCGGCCTGCGCGGCAACCTCGACGAGGGCGAGCCGTTCGCGATCCCCGGCACCTATCTGAACTCGTTCTACGAGCAGCGCCCGCTCCCGTACGCCGAGGCCGGCTACGGGTACCCGGAGTCCGGGCAGACGCTCGTCGACGTCACCAACGGCAAGCTGATCCGGCTGCTCGTCGACGACTCGCCGTTCGACATCCGGTACGGCTACCTGACCAAGCACGAGCGCTCGCTCGACTTCCGGACCGGCATGCTCGAACGCGACGTCGACTGGACCTCACCCGGCGGCAAGCGGATCAAGGTCCGCACCCGTCGCCTGGTGTCGCTGACCCAGCGCGCGGTGGCCGCGAT
This genomic interval carries:
- a CDS encoding ATP-binding cassette domain-containing protein; its protein translation is MLEATNVVVEYAGRGWRSKGFRALHDVSFDIKPHETLGLVGESGSGKTTIGRAVLGLVPVGSGSIRFGGQELVGMPRRERRRLSDDIQVVFQDPYSSLNPSMTVQDILVEPLVARGSVDRRTATDRVRALLDQVGLPQDAVHRLPREFSGGQRQRIAIARALALRPKLIVCDEPVSALDLSTQARVLDLFISIQEETGVAYLFISHDLAVVRHISHRVAVLYRGAIVEYGDAADVTERPEHPYTKRLLMAAPIPDPDRQAIRRQERRELLEAIV
- a CDS encoding dipeptide/oligopeptide/nickel ABC transporter permease/ATP-binding protein, which produces MTIRKVFRNPLAVAALAILLVIVLGSIFAPLIAPHSPTALRLDKINAGPGGGYLLGGDGAGRDIFSRLLHAGRNTLTGAVIALSVALVLGVVSGLLGGYYGGLLDGVLGWGANLLMALPTMIVLLALFQALGSSIYLAMVAFGVMLAPGFHRLVRGQVMAVKHELYVDAARVSGLSDPRIIGRHVLLVVRAPIVIQAAVVAGIAIVVQSGLEFLGLGDPGTPTWGGMLQDAFTNIYTSPVAIWWPGTTIALTVASLVLLGNAIRDVIQRTERPRKPPSPPKVAPTAPDTADLPLLRITDLSVGYPSPDGYREVVHGVDLDVRQGEVMGLVGESGSGKTQTAFSVLGLLSPGGTLLGRSSIVFDGRELARLPEAERRTLRGRRIGYIPQEPMSNLDPCFRVGDQLVEPLRVVSGLSKRAAVAEALQLLERVGIPEPRRTFAAYPHEISGGMAQRVLIAGAVSGKPDLLIADEPTTALDVTVQADVLDLLRGLRTEFGMAMLLVTHNFGVVADVCDRVAVMQDGRIVEVNDVRPLFASPQHPYTQTLLGSTLEDSAPRARLEVNHA
- a CDS encoding ABC transporter permease subunit, which codes for MAQSSTYCVRTSSARSGARGISPRSVLFRHALRNAATPALTVLSLQFIALLGGAVVVEKVFAIPGLGTLTINAALQGDVPVLMGVVVTLVVLVVVVNLVIDIVSGWVNPKVRVQ
- a CDS encoding ABC transporter substrate-binding protein — translated: MLIRRCSAVLAAAALAVGAGACSGAGASSAAAKTLTIGNVLDNNSFDPTQLNIGNQMQYWSPVFDTLLTRDKDNRLQPWLATSWKYDAKRTTLSLTLKSGVKFTDGTPFDATAVKDNLTNLAAGTGQNSYMSRSIATYQIVGPAAINLKLKAPDPGLIDYLASVGGAMASPRSLHAKDVATTPVGCGPYVLDRAGTVAGSTYTYKRNPDYWNAAAFPYDKVVIKPMTDLTARLNALKAGQLNATLTDTNSLADAERSGLTVSTTPVNWNGLLLMDRDGKLVPALKDLRVRKAINYAFDREAILKNVSHGAGALTTQIFNAAGDGYDKSLDGIYDYDPAKAKQLLAEAGYGGGFSITMPESPGFAQYNPIIEQQLGAIGITVKWVKVPANAVIPEVLSGKYPVVFMTLGSQSAWQDIQKAVTRTSPWNPLKAGDPELDKLLAAAQNAPAATLPAAMKAVSKWIVDNAWFDPWYRENSVYLSDAKTAVTMQAYNVAPSIGSFAPKE
- a CDS encoding sulfatase family protein, which produces MPESRPNVLWISTHDINPHLGCYTGIWPGAEQASTPRLDALAADGLRFDRAFSAAPVCGPSRSAIVTGCFPPAIGTMHMRTRATPPPYVRLLPEYFRAAGYWTGNTAFTDFQLDVPEPTYDALGDHAHWRLRDDPEQPFFMAFHSLITHESQLYLSDEEFARKTPDAQRVEKADVPPYHPDTEVYRTSWRRYLELISQMDHWAGGILDQLEDDRIADNTIVVFWSDHGLGMPRGKRWATELGFREPLIVRWPARITGGTTYAEPVGLMDLAPTMLAMCGLEVPGYMHGSVLIDADGVPRERSGYVVSARDRMGEAEDTSRSIRDRRFRYTRHLHPDRSPMGHTEYPDNLWTWKELRRLFAQEAQQQLAFGEPPSILTDLQRSIVAASKRAPEELYDVEADPHEEHNLAGLPEYAEVQQRLSDALDNWLAETGDLGSRPERELLAEWRPNGRRPETAEPAVEHRDGLVALTCATAGAVIGWTNDPPPADTTADSTADSTADSRSWQLYTAPFVPSAPIWVKAWRLGYEPSPDVPVTAPR
- a CDS encoding PadR family transcriptional regulator — encoded protein: MKLEHILLGVLLTRPSTGYDLKRYMDAQGLFLRPNTQMSQVYRVLAAMESRGWVWHTVQPRPGAQDAKTYRVTDEGITVFMDWLTAPYSPTTIYTRDPGFYGRMAFCGFLRIDQVIELLDREILARQLQIKRFRDRDRTIPQEPEIPFDTELQALVEERTHELGSHFMDQHVAWCIELREELQRRGSQRRIRAID
- a CDS encoding acetylxylan esterase — encoded protein: MAMFDLSLDKLREYRPEVAAPADLVDFWRRSIEKARTDDLSATFTAIDNKLAVVDTYDVTYAGFGGAPVKGWLHVPAGAEGPLPTVVQYHGYSGGRGLPHSTTLWAQAGYAHFVMDTRGQGYSQGGFDSTPDDTPYAGLNHTPGFMTAGITDPETYYYRRVYIDAVRALEAARTSPFVDPDQLIVSGGSQGGGISIAAAGLAPLAGIDLVGCAPDVPFLCHFQRALQITDKDPYGEITRYLKGFRQNVDTVLNTLSYFDGVNLGALATAPALFSVALMDATCPPSTVFAAFNHYGSSDKSIEVYHYNEHEGGQTYQQLAQLDWFAGIFGVAGK
- a CDS encoding glyoxalase superfamily protein, whose protein sequence is MDWKLELVIVPVSDVDRAKKFYTEQLGFAEDVDHRVGDSFRVVQLTPPGSACSISIGIGLTAAAPGSYQGTHLVVNDIEAAHAELVGRGVEVSEPFHFGPQGKQPGVSPGRGDFETFLSFEDPDGNGWTVQEVGRTSS
- a CDS encoding RNA polymerase subunit sigma-70, whose product is MTTVEEAAFAGDEAAFADLSGLYRRELHVHCYRMLASFDDAEDAVQETFLRAWRSRDQYDGRTYFRAWLYRIATNVCLDATRRRSRRTAAGVVDSPGDLVWLQPYPDDLLDEIAPPKDQPDAVVVARETIELTFLIALQALPARQRAALIARDVLGWSAAETAGLLDTSVAAANSALQRARTTMQQRLPVRRAEWSVRPTAEEREVLARFIDAHERCDAEAAIAIAGEELRVSMPPDQLSFNGLRACLPLFERAFGPERDGEWRLVPTSANRLPAAASYLKRPGDTCWRAFKLDVLWVDHGVIQEITTFGASRFPGFGLPDRLTR
- a CDS encoding beta-phosphoglucomutase family hydrolase, with the protein product MLGLPTGIQACLFDLDGVLTDTAAVHAAAWKEMFDEFLREYSARHGIAFVPFDARAEYDAYVDGKPRADGVRDFLAARNITLPDGSAGDPPSAMTVNGLGNRKNEAVQRRIRTEGVHVFEGSRRYLQAAVEAGLRRAVVSSSANTREVLDVTGLAQYVEEVVDGVTIRTEGLKGKPAPDTFLAAAERFGIEPSAAAVFEDALAGVSAGRSGHFGQVVGVDRVGQAADLKSHGADIVVKDLAELLEDK